DNA sequence from the Geitlerinema sp. PCC 9228 genome:
AATATTACGATATACGATCGCACGGGCAGGTGGTCGCGGCCAGTGGTGGCTGGTGGAGTTTTCTGGCAAACCCAACCAGCAAAAGCGCGATCGCGTTTCCCCAGTCAGGAAAATTCGTAGTAAAATTTTGTAAATAGATGTCCTTTTTTTAGGGAAATTGGCTATGAGCGAAGACAAACTAGCTCATTTTCCACCGGTGCAACAACGCGAACCCAAACACAACGAGCGCAATTCTCCTAGCTGGTTTGAATACCCAGTCAAAGCCCATCCCCACCATACGGACTATGCCGGGGTAGTTTGGCATGGTGCTTATATTGCTTGGATGGAAGAAGCGAGGGTGGAATATCTCAGTGCCATTGGCATTGAATATACCGATTTGGTGAATTCGGGATGCAATTTGCCGGTGGTGGATTTATCGGTACGTTACCACAAACCCATGTACATGGGCATGACAGCGGTGGTCAAAAGCCGCATGCAATCGATGGAAGGGGTGAAGCTGGTTTGGGAATACGAAATTGCCGATCCTCAAAGTCACGAAGTATTTGTTACTGGTCAGGTGACGTTGGTGCCAGTAGATGCGGAGAAAGGCAAGATTCTGCGTCGTTTGCCGCCGGTGTTGAAAAATGCGATCGCGAAATTATAGGGAAACCAAGATAGCATATGAGCAAGGTAGCGATCGCGGGTGCTGGTTGGGCAGGATTGGGGGCTGCCTACCACCTCGCCAAACAAGGTTATGATGTGACCCTTTTAGAAGCCGGTGCCTATCCCGGCGGTCTGGTGGCTGGTTGGAAAACCGCCCAAGGAAAACCCGTAGAAGCAGGAATTCACGGATTTTGGTATCCCTACGCCAATATTTTTTCTCTGGTACGAGAGTTGGGGTTGCAGCCGTTTACCCCTTGGACCAGGTCGGCACAATATTCTCCCGCCGGTCTGGAGGTGGAATCCCCCATTTTCCAGGATTTGCCTTGGCTGCCCACGCCGTTGGGAACTTTTGTTTACACCCAATTTCGTCGCCTGCCGTTAAGCGATCGCCTTTCTGCTTTACCGTTATTGCAGGCTATCTTAGATTTTGACAATTCCCACGAAGCTTGGCAACGCTACGATTTGGTAAGCGCCCGGGAACTGTTTAAACAGTACGGCGTCACCCATCGCCTGTACAAAGAAGCCTTTGAACCCATGTTGCTGGTGGGATTGTTTGCCCCGGGAGAACAGTGTTCTGCTGCCGCTACCCTGGGCATGCTGTATTATTTTATCCTGGCGCACCAACCCAATTTTGATGTGGTTTGGTGTCGCGGCACGGTGGGAGAACAAATTTTTCGCCCCTGGCTGCAGCAAATGGAAGCTTTGGGCGTCACCGTACGCACCAACTGCCCGGTTCGCGATGTACAAATGAACGAATACGGTCAAGCCACCGGTGTGATTTGCGGCGATGGTGAGGTAATTTCTGCCAATGCAGTTATTTTTTCTGTAGGCGTTACTGGGATGCAAAAAATTGTGGCTGGCAGCGAGAATTTGCGGAAATATGGCGATTTTTGCCAGTTGCGCAATTTATCCGCTCTTGATGTTCTGGCTACGCGGTTGTGGTTCGACCGCAAAATTTCCATTCCCAGAGCTTCCAACGCTGCTTTTGGCTTTGACAACACCACTGGTTGGACGTTTTTCGATCTAAATGCTTTGCACGATGAGTTCCGCGAGGCACCAGGTACGGTAGTGGAAGCGGATTTTTATCACGCCAATCAGTTTTTGCCCATGACCGATGAAGATATTATTCAGCGCGTGCAGCAATATTTAGCGACCTGCATACCCGAGTTTACCGAAGCTGAGATTGTAGATAGCAGCGTCATTCGCCTGCCCAATGCAGTGACCCACTTTTTTCCCGGAAGCTATCAGTTCATGATGCCGGCAACGACAAGCATTCCCAATGTTTTTCTGAGTGGGGATTGGATTGTCAGCCGCCACGGTTCTTGGTCCCAGGAAAAGGCTTACGTTACAGGATTGGAAGCCGCTAATTGGGTGATAGACCGCTTGCAGAAGGGAGAAAAAGCCAAAATTC
Encoded proteins:
- a CDS encoding thioesterase family protein, whose amino-acid sequence is MSEDKLAHFPPVQQREPKHNERNSPSWFEYPVKAHPHHTDYAGVVWHGAYIAWMEEARVEYLSAIGIEYTDLVNSGCNLPVVDLSVRYHKPMYMGMTAVVKSRMQSMEGVKLVWEYEIADPQSHEVFVTGQVTLVPVDAEKGKILRRLPPVLKNAIAKL
- a CDS encoding FAD-dependent oxidoreductase yields the protein MSKVAIAGAGWAGLGAAYHLAKQGYDVTLLEAGAYPGGLVAGWKTAQGKPVEAGIHGFWYPYANIFSLVRELGLQPFTPWTRSAQYSPAGLEVESPIFQDLPWLPTPLGTFVYTQFRRLPLSDRLSALPLLQAILDFDNSHEAWQRYDLVSARELFKQYGVTHRLYKEAFEPMLLVGLFAPGEQCSAAATLGMLYYFILAHQPNFDVVWCRGTVGEQIFRPWLQQMEALGVTVRTNCPVRDVQMNEYGQATGVICGDGEVISANAVIFSVGVTGMQKIVAGSENLRKYGDFCQLRNLSALDVLATRLWFDRKISIPRASNAAFGFDNTTGWTFFDLNALHDEFREAPGTVVEADFYHANQFLPMTDEDIIQRVQQYLATCIPEFTEAEIVDSSVIRLPNAVTHFFPGSYQFMMPATTSIPNVFLSGDWIVSRHGSWSQEKAYVTGLEAANWVIDRLQKGEKAKILPVEADEPHVWLGRSLTRMAQSWGNWLGENSWFS